The genomic region TTAGCGTTTTATTCCTATAAGAGAATGGGTAACGGCAGATTACGTACTATTATATGTGATGTAATTGGCTTGTATACGACACTTAGGCATCATAACCGTCGATAAAAGTAATATTTTTTACAGTTATGTACGAATAATGACGAGTTTAGAACTAGATCACACATAAGTTGCGAAGTTCGATATATTAGATTTAACAAAACAAAGCAAACAGATTTGCATAATGTTTTGTATATTATAAAAGTTAAGGAGTGTATTTAGATGTCAGGTTTAATTGATGCAATCAAAACTACAGTAGAAGCAGGACTTAACGGTGAATGGGCAGATATGGGATTAGGTATTGCTGAGATTGTAGCAAAAGGTATCGAAGCAATCTCAGGTTTCTTTGGATAATTACAGTAAATTAAACTTAAACGAATAGGGGTGTAGAGAATGTCAGATTTAATTAATGCAATCAAAACTACAGTAGAAGCAGGACTTAATGGTGAATGGACAGATATGGGATTTGGAATTGCTGATATCGTAGCAAAAGGTATCGACGTTATCTTAGGTTTCTTTGGATAATTATAATAAATCAAATTAAGCGAATAGAGGTGTAAGAAATGGCAGATTTAATTAATGCAATCAAAACTACAGTAGA from Staphylococcus felis harbors:
- a CDS encoding beta-class phenol-soluble modulin; the encoded protein is MSGLIDAIKTTVEAGLNGEWADMGLGIAEIVAKGIEAISGFFG
- a CDS encoding beta-class phenol-soluble modulin, whose product is MSDLINAIKTTVEAGLNGEWTDMGFGIADIVAKGIDVILGFFG